In Terriglobus aquaticus, the genomic window ACGACATCCTGGACGTGACTCAGACCTCAGAGGAACTCGGCAAGACCGCCGGCAAAGACACCGCAACGGAAAAGGCCACCTGGCCCGCCGTCTTCGGCCTGGAAGCCAGCCGCGAGCAGGCAGCCTCGCTCATCCGCGACGCTTTCACCGAGTTGGACGAGTTCGGCCCCGCCGCCGACAACCTGAAAGCGATCGCAAACTACCTGACCGAGCGCACCTACTAGCGCATGCTCAGCGAAGCCGAGGTCCTAGAAGCTCTCCGGGTCTGCTATGACCCGGAGCTTCGCGTCAACATCGTCGACATGGGGCGCGTGCAATCTGTCCACGTCGCTGTGGATACCGAGGCGCCCGGCAATGACCGACGTGTGAAGGTGACCGTCGACCTGTTGCCACGCGAGGAGCAGCAGGATGCGATGTTGTCTGCCCTCATCACCAATCGTCTGCTGGGCATCTACCAAATCTCTCGCACAACGGTGAACCTGCTCGAAGAACCGGCATGGTCGCCAGAGCGCATGTCCGACGCCGCTCGGCGCGAACTCAGCAAGCAGCGCGGCTTGATCCAGCTTGGGAACTGAACTTAGCTGCGTACCAGCCCAACACTGCGCAGAATCACAGGGGAGAACGTAGCGAGCAGAGCGACGCACTCCAGCAGGACGAGCGTCGACGTGTCACGGTGTAACGCACTCAGCGTCCACGCCAGCAGGATCCAGAACGCCATGTCCGCACTGGCGGCCACGTAAACCCAGTCTGAAAACTTGTGCTGGTCGGTGAAGAAGTTCATCTCTCGCAGCATGGGATAGAGAGTCTCGGGCCGCAGCGTCAGGCGCAGCAGGAAGACCGGCGTCAGATTCACCAACAGAACAAGCGCAACCCACACGCCCCCGAGCGATGGGTACCGTGGCTCCACATACCAGGTGGCCGCCACCGTCAGCAGCACATTCAGCGTCGCCCCAGCGTTGACCGCCGCGGGAAAGTGCAGCATGTCGCCGAGGCGGTTCATCTCATTCAGCCGCTTGTCGCCACTGGTGGTCAGCGCGTACGCCATTTCCACGCCCTACTTTCTG contains:
- a CDS encoding metal-sulfur cluster assembly factor encodes the protein MLSEAEVLEALRVCYDPELRVNIVDMGRVQSVHVAVDTEAPGNDRRVKVTVDLLPREEQQDAMLSALITNRLLGIYQISRTTVNLLEEPAWSPERMSDAARRELSKQRGLIQLGN